Below is a window of Culturomica massiliensis DNA.
TAAGGCCCGTACACTTCATCCGGATTCACTTCGAAAAGATGACGTTGCCCCGCATACAAATAGAGCGTATCCGGCAATTCGAATACCGGTCGCGGATGGACGGCAAAAACAGCCTCCGTTACACAACCGTACGGATTGGTTCCCCGCAATACATACTGTCCGACCTCGGAAATCTGGCGGTACGCCTGATTATAACCGTCATTCCACACAAAAGGATAACCGCTGCAATCGACAGATATGGTTTCTCCCGCACACACTTCTTTTCCTTCGATAACCAAAGGCCCGATGACAGAAAAACGGATGGTGTCGGAACCTTCACATCCCCATATATCTCTGACAGTAAGCTTATATTCATATTCTCCGGGATCCCGGAAAACAACCTCTCCGGTAGCATTTCCCGTTTGCCGGACACTATTTTCGGGATACCAGAACAAGGTATCGAACGCCGCTGTTACATAGCGTCCTTCGATCCGGTAAGTAAGGTCTTCCCGACAGACATCCACCACTTTATCCTCCGGCAAATACACTTCCGGTAATGCTTTTACAGCAACACTCATCCGGCAAGTATCGGAATTCGAAGGCCCGATAACTTCACACATATATTCGGCATCCTCTGTCAGACCGGACAACTTCCAGATATTGCTTCGGGATACTTCCATAAGCTCGCCGTTTCTATACCACCTATACTCCTCTGCCTCCCCCTGTACCTTCACATCGAAATCCACACCTTCTCCAAAACAAAGAATTATTTTACGTTCCTCCGGAGAAAGAATCTTCATCCTATCCGAAACGACAACCGTGGCCACTGTAGCACATCCCAGCCGGTCGGCTACAACCACTTCATACTCTCCGGCTTCGCTAACCGTATATTCTGTATCCGTACTACCGTCCTGCCAACGGATTTGATAAGGCGCATACTTCGGATCCAGTAACGGTTGCAGCAATAACGTCTCTCCTTTCAATATCAGCAACGTATCCGGCAAACTCAATTCCGGTAAAGGATGGACGGAAAAATAAGCATCGGCCTGGCATCCCAGGGTATCCTCCAGATGGACACTCACGCTTCCAGTATCCCTCAATTCCCGGTAAGCCGCTCCATATCCGTCGCTCCACACAAAATCGTAATCCAGGCAATCCACATGAATGGCTTCCCCGTAACAGACGTCCCGGCTCGCTACCGTCGGTCCGTCGGATACTGTCACGTTCATCGTATCCTTACTCTCACATCCTAAAGCATCAAGAACAGTCGCTTCGAATAAATATTTCCCGGAATGTGTAAAACGCAAAACAGCCGAAGAATAACTCAAATCCGTCACATTGGTATCGGGCGACCAGCGGATGTCTTCCAACCAACCTGTACGGTATTCCACCGGAATCTCCAATATCTTTTCCGCTGCATCGCATTTACCGATAATCGTATCTGCCGGTAATGCAATCCGGGGTAACGGCACTGAAGTTACGTATTCGTAATCCTCCTCCCGGCAACCGTAACCATCTTCCAGGGAAACCTCGAAATAAAGAATTTCCGGATCCTGATCCGAAGGTACATAAACGGCATGCAAAGGATCGGTAACATCCAAATCTACATCTCCATCCCACCGGATCGTTCCGGGAGTCGCTTCCGCCACATTCAAAGGAAGCGTATGGCAACGCCCTGTCATATCCGTTCTCTTTTCCAGACGGACAATGGGTTGCGGAGCGATTTTGACGGTTCTGTCCGCATTTGCAGCACAACCGGTAGTCGCATCTGTGTAAGTATATACAACCTGATAATCAATCGATTTATCGGTAAGTTGCAACACCGTTTCCGGAAAACCATTCACGATATACTGTCCTCCGGAAGGCCAAGCCTGATTCAAAGCCAGAGAATCAAAACAATATCCCACCATTTCCGGAAGCACCAGATTCACTTCCGGCAATTCCTGATATATTACCTCCTTTTCCAACGAATTCCGGCAACCGGTAAGTAAATCCGTATGTACCAGATTAATTTTTCCGCCTTCTCCTACTCCGTTCCAATTTACCTGTATTACTCTATCGGTTGAGTTTCCGATGATTTCCGCCCCTGCAAAAGTCCAGGCATAAGCCACACCGTTCGCTACGCCACTGCTATATTCCTGAAGATAAGAACCCCGGCAAACCGCTAAATTTCCATTGAACAGCACTTGCGGTAACGAATTCACCGTAAAAGAAATATAACAAGAATCCGCATCGGCAACCCCTGTAACCTCACACAGATACTCTCCTGATACGGTCTGATCTTCCGGACAATAGAAATTATCGTACGAAGCGGCAAGCAACCGCCCGTCCAGATACCAACGATACATCAGGTCTTTTCCAACAGCCTCCACCCTGAAAGTTGCCTGTTCCCCATAACATACCGCAACAGCCTGACGTTTAGGCGAAGTCACGATTGTCTTCTCATAGACCCTCAATACCGAATTCCGGGAAAAATACCCGCATTTATTAGCAACCGTAACCGTATATTTCCCACTATCTTCCACTTTTGCCGGCAAAAACTCCAGTATTGGCCTGTTTTCTCCCCTCAAAGGTACAGCATCTTTTGCCCAGCTATAAGAAAGCGAGCTTCCGGAAGCCGTCACCTCAATGGCATAATCCGTTCCTTCAATGACAATACTATCCACAGCACTGATCGAATGCACATCCGGTACATCCAACACAACCAATGTCAAGGCAAAAGTCGTATCCCCGCAATCCCGCCACACATGACAATAATAAGTACCCGCATCCCCGGGCTGTACATCCCGAAAACGTAACACCTGACCGGCACCTTTAATCGTATCGTTCACCCCGCTATCGTTCCGGTACCATGTGTACACAGCCGGCTCGTCTCCATAACAAGGAGAATCATACGGAACCACCTCCACCAAATAAGCATAACTACTTCCGGCACATATGGTATCCGGCGAAGAATTCGCCAGCCGGTAATCGCCGACATCAAGTGTCGTATATACGGTATCGGTTCCACAGGTACCGCTGACTATACACATAAAATACAATGTATCCACATAATGTAAGGCTTCCTGAACAAATGTGGCCGAATCACAAGCCTGTTTTACGCCATCTCGATGCCATTCGTAAGTGAGATGATCTCCCTCCGCCCGAACAGTCAGCGTCTCCGACGTATCTTTACTGGCATGCTTATAGGTCGGAGCACCGACAATCAGAGTTGACGGCAACACGTCCAACTCGTATTCCAGACGGGCAGTCCCGCACGACGATGTAATATCACAAAAATAAGTACCGGCATCCCGGGGGCGCACATCCCGCAATTGCAGGAAAGGATCGAGCGTACCGACATAACCGGCATTCTCTTTACTCCACACATAACGCAGCGATTCACCGTCAGCAACTGCAGTAAACATGACATCCTCTCCCGGACACACGGGAGCTAAAGGTGGAGCAGGAGTCACCACCAACGGCTTATATACATCTACATGTACTGTGTCTTCCCGAACTCCGCATACTCCGGTCGTCCGGCAAATATAATCCCCCGCATCGGCAGCAGCCAAAGCCGTCAGCTCCAATGCCGCATCACTCCCTTTCACACTTCCTTTAAAGCGCCATTCATAAGCCATACCGGGAGCCCCCTTTTTCACTTCCAGACGTATGTTTTCTCCCGGACAAACAGCCGTATCCCGGCTAATTTCTATATTTTCGAGTGACCTTAAAATGGAAACGTCAGTTTTTCCGTTTTTACTCCGGTTACAGATATCTGTAACCACAATTTCATATACTCCCGCTTGCCCCGGAGTGATTCCGGCAATCGTCGCTTTATCCCCATTCACCACAAAAGCCCGGGGACCCATCCACTGGTAAGAAATGCCTTCCCCGCTGACCGAAGCACTCAGATTCACCGTTCCACCTTCGCATACTGCGGTATCAGGCGTAAAAGACAAGGCTCCCATTTCCGGATAAACGTTCAGGCTGACCTCTCCGCTATTCCGGGCACACCGGCTCTCCACTTCATATTTATATACCCCGGAGCTAACGACATCGTTCACATACAAAATCCTTTGATCGCTGACCGTCCCGTCAGGCAATATCCATTTCCAGGTTACATTCTCTTCAAAATTTGTCCGTAATTCAAGAACCTGATCCGTATGAGTACAAACCGTCCGGCTGGCAGGGACATTGACCGCCAGTTCACTTTCAACCCTCAGTGTCCGATAAACGGTAGCCGTACCGCAGATACTCGTTATATGACACCGATAGCGTCCTGCTCCGTCCGCCGTAATACCGGAATTAGAATACTCCCGGCTATCTCCGCCGGTCCAATTTTCTGCCGAAGGTCCTGACCAAGCATAAGCAATATTCTCTCCACCCGCCCTGACTGACAAACGCACCGGATCTCCGATACACAGCTCCAACACAGAATCTGCCGGAGCTACCTGTAACTGCGGTTTCACAACCACGGCAACACTCTTTTCGTCATTACCGCACACATTCTCGACTTTACAGGTATAATTACCGCCATCAACCGGCAAAACATCATTCAAAATCAAAGTCTCCCCGTTCCAGGGTATTCTTTTCGAATCCTTCTGCCAGGAATAAGTCAATCCCGAAGCGACATCCGCACCCGTCAGGATACGCACATCTTCTCCTTCACAATACAACGTCTTATCCACACTCAAAGAGGCTAATACGGGTTTTCGGAGTACCGATACGGTTAATTCCAGCCGGGCCGTACCACAGGTTCCCGTTATCTCACAGATGTATGTTCCGGCATCGGCTTCCGAAAAATCCGCAAAAGAAAGCGCTTTTTTATCACTCACCTCCCGTCCGTTAAATTTCCAGGAATACTGTATATCCGAACTCGCCGTACACCCCACCGGTAACAATTCTGCCGAATAAGCATATTTTACTCCCTCGCATAAAACGACGGATTTATTTTCTGTCAAATGAATATAATCGTCTACATTCACCGGTATTGCAATCCAGGATTTTCCACATTTACCGGTAACGGTACACACATAAAGGTAAGTTCCGGCCTCTCCTATATCGGGAATATTCAACACCGGTCCCCGACCGACCTCCACATCCCCTATTGTCCACACATACTCATTAGCTTCTCCTTCTGCATTGACAAACAGGTTCACAGGCGAATGCGGCTGTACATACTGTGCCGGACTCCGGGAAACAATCCGGGTGGCATCCCATACCCCCAGGTTACAAACGATTCTTTTCTCATTTCCGGGACATCCGTTCGTATAGACACACACATAGTCACCGGCTGCCGCACTGGTAACGGAAGTCAGAATCAAATCCTGATCTGCGGTTCCAATCGGCATTCCATCGCGAAACCATTCGTAATATCCTCCCGTTCCTTCCTTTTTTACCTTAAACGCAACTGTTTCCCCGGGACAGACCTCAGCCTTATCTGCCAAAGGGGTGATGTTTCCTTCCGGCCGGATCAGCAAACTAGTCGTATAAGGCTGCGAATGACCGCAGCGATCTGTCACCCAACAGATATATATTCCGGCATCCGTCGCCTGCACATTATTTATAATCATTGGATTGGCCGGCACACGCTGTCCGGCAGGAGTCATCCATACATAGCGGAGACTGTTGCCCCCACCCGATAAGGTAAACGATACCGATTCCCCGGCACACACCTCCCGGTTTCCGGGACCGCGAAGTCCGTCCAAATCATTCATTAAACCGACATTTACAGAATCCTGTAAAGTATGACCGCATTCATCGGTTACCGTCACTTTATATTGGCCGGCATCTGCCGGAGTTACAAGATCGATAAATAAATCTGCTGTCGAAGCTGTCCGGGGGCCCGTCCATAAATACGTCACATACCTTTCGGCATCCGTATTGACCGATGCCGAAAGAGTTACATCCGTTCCGGCACATACCGTCTGATCGCCGGTCACATTCAACGTTGTTAATTCCGGCTTTACCCCGATCTCCACCAACTGCGCTTCGCTATCGTCACAAGCATTACGGGCCCATACCCTGAATTTCATAGCCTTATTTACCGTTACCTGAAACGATTCTCCCGACGTTTTGGTATACGTTATTCCGGTCTCAACGTCTTCCCACAACAACGAAGCGCCCACATTATCTGTCCAGGCATTCAATGTCACACTTGTCCCTGTACAAACCAATGTATCCGATACCGAAACATCCCGCAAATTCGGTTTTTCCGCTACTTCCAACACCCGGAATATCGTTTGAAGGCCACTGCATCCGGCCAGATCCATCACCCGGCAAGTATATTGTCCGGCGTCCGCCAGATTTGCAGAAGACTTATAATACAAAGCCGAATCAGCCGTATAAGGCCTGAATCCCGAACCGGGACCGCTCCATTTATAACCGATGGCATACCCGGTAAAACAATCCGCATCCAATGTTGCCTTTTCCCCCACACAAACCCGGACCGTATCCCGTAATTTACCATTCAACCGCACTTTTTCCCGGATAGCCAGATCGAATTCCACCGTATCCGGTTTACAAACCCCCTGTACGACATAACGATAATGCCCGGCATCCGTCAATTGCGCACCCGGGATCGAAAGTCGCGGAGTCGTACTCTTTGTTTGATAAACCCCGCTTTCCAACTTACTCCAAAGATAGGTCAACGTACCGCTTCCATATACATCCGGCTGTATATTGACATTCGTTCCTTCACAATACTCCGGCGACCTCAACGGACCGATTTCCACCTGAGGACTGACTTTTACGACAACCGAATCGATTACAACCGACACGGGCGTAAAGGAAATATCATCCACGGCAAAGTCATTACCGTTCCTGTCCGTACATTTATTCCGTAAGGAAATAGTTATTCGCCCCGTATTGAGAGCCTGATAAGTCGTATAATATTGCAGCCACTTCCCCTGATCAAAATAACTGATCTGATTGTTCTTACCATAGCAAGGCACTTCCTGATTTCCGATTCTGAAATACAACAAGGGACTGGCATTTCCCGTTCCCCGGTTCACCCAATTCACCCATGTGGAAAAAGCATAAATTTCCCCGGCAACCACTTGTATATCCTGTGTCCATACAATGCGGTTGCGCGACGGATCTCCATTACCGATCAGCATCTCACCCCTCCCCGTCGTATGATCTCCGAGACTGATAAAATTAGGATGATAAGTCTGCGGGTTTCTACCGACCACATAGGTTCCTTCGTCCCATAATTCCGAACCGGCATTCCAGGGTGTAGTATTGACAAAGCGATATTCCGTCGTAAAACCGGTTCTCCCGGCTTCAAAATCTCCGTTGGTCACCAATTCCGGACTCCGGCTCAAATACCGGAACGATAAAACGTACTTCTTCGTTTTTTTCGGACTGACAACCAAATCCCGCATCCTCGACACCACAGCTCCCGTCTCCACATCAATCCATTCATAAGACAGGATATCCTTATCCGCATATTTCGGATCACAAGACAAACGCACACTTTCACCGACACAGATCGTATCCGCCACACGCATTCCCAGATAAAATGTATCCAGCTCAACCCGGTCTCCTATACTCTGAGAAAAAGAAGGATAAGCAAATAATAAAGCAAAAAGGCCGATGAAAAAAATATATATATGATTTGATTTATTCCTGACACTCATAACGACAAAGAAATTTGCGCGCAAATTAATTCACAAATTTAATTAATTATAGAACAATCTAGCATTTTTTTACAACAATTACACCCAAAACAGGGCTCAAAATATATTTTTT
It encodes the following:
- a CDS encoding immunoglobulin domain-containing protein → MSVRNKSNHIYIFFIGLFALLFAYPSFSQSIGDRVELDTFYLGMRVADTICVGESVRLSCDPKYADKDILSYEWIDVETGAVVSRMRDLVVSPKKTKKYVLSFRYLSRSPELVTNGDFEAGRTGFTTEYRFVNTTPWNAGSELWDEGTYVVGRNPQTYHPNFISLGDHTTGRGEMLIGNGDPSRNRIVWTQDIQVVAGEIYAFSTWVNWVNRGTGNASPLLYFRIGNQEVPCYGKNNQISYFDQGKWLQYYTTYQALNTGRITISLRNKCTDRNGNDFAVDDISFTPVSVVIDSVVVKVSPQVEIGPLRSPEYCEGTNVNIQPDVYGSGTLTYLWSKLESGVYQTKSTTPRLSIPGAQLTDAGHYRYVVQGVCKPDTVEFDLAIREKVRLNGKLRDTVRVCVGEKATLDADCFTGYAIGYKWSGPGSGFRPYTADSALYYKSSANLADAGQYTCRVMDLAGCSGLQTIFRVLEVAEKPNLRDVSVSDTLVCTGTSVTLNAWTDNVGASLLWEDVETGITYTKTSGESFQVTVNKAMKFRVWARNACDDSEAQLVEIGVKPELTTLNVTGDQTVCAGTDVTLSASVNTDAERYVTYLWTGPRTASTADLFIDLVTPADAGQYKVTVTDECGHTLQDSVNVGLMNDLDGLRGPGNREVCAGESVSFTLSGGGNSLRYVWMTPAGQRVPANPMIINNVQATDAGIYICWVTDRCGHSQPYTTSLLIRPEGNITPLADKAEVCPGETVAFKVKKEGTGGYYEWFRDGMPIGTADQDLILTSVTSAAAGDYVCVYTNGCPGNEKRIVCNLGVWDATRIVSRSPAQYVQPHSPVNLFVNAEGEANEYVWTIGDVEVGRGPVLNIPDIGEAGTYLYVCTVTGKCGKSWIAIPVNVDDYIHLTENKSVVLCEGVKYAYSAELLPVGCTASSDIQYSWKFNGREVSDKKALSFADFSEADAGTYICEITGTCGTARLELTVSVLRKPVLASLSVDKTLYCEGEDVRILTGADVASGLTYSWQKDSKRIPWNGETLILNDVLPVDGGNYTCKVENVCGNDEKSVAVVVKPQLQVAPADSVLELCIGDPVRLSVRAGGENIAYAWSGPSAENWTGGDSREYSNSGITADGAGRYRCHITSICGTATVYRTLRVESELAVNVPASRTVCTHTDQVLELRTNFEENVTWKWILPDGTVSDQRILYVNDVVSSGVYKYEVESRCARNSGEVSLNVYPEMGALSFTPDTAVCEGGTVNLSASVSGEGISYQWMGPRAFVVNGDKATIAGITPGQAGVYEIVVTDICNRSKNGKTDVSILRSLENIEISRDTAVCPGENIRLEVKKGAPGMAYEWRFKGSVKGSDAALELTALAAADAGDYICRTTGVCGVREDTVHVDVYKPLVVTPAPPLAPVCPGEDVMFTAVADGESLRYVWSKENAGYVGTLDPFLQLRDVRPRDAGTYFCDITSSCGTARLEYELDVLPSTLIVGAPTYKHASKDTSETLTVRAEGDHLTYEWHRDGVKQACDSATFVQEALHYVDTLYFMCIVSGTCGTDTVYTTLDVGDYRLANSSPDTICAGSSYAYLVEVVPYDSPCYGDEPAVYTWYRNDSGVNDTIKGAGQVLRFRDVQPGDAGTYYCHVWRDCGDTTFALTLVVLDVPDVHSISAVDSIVIEGTDYAIEVTASGSSLSYSWAKDAVPLRGENRPILEFLPAKVEDSGKYTVTVANKCGYFSRNSVLRVYEKTIVTSPKRQAVAVCYGEQATFRVEAVGKDLMYRWYLDGRLLAASYDNFYCPEDQTVSGEYLCEVTGVADADSCYISFTVNSLPQVLFNGNLAVCRGSYLQEYSSGVANGVAYAWTFAGAEIIGNSTDRVIQVNWNGVGEGGKINLVHTDLLTGCRNSLEKEVIYQELPEVNLVLPEMVGYCFDSLALNQAWPSGGQYIVNGFPETVLQLTDKSIDYQVVYTYTDATTGCAANADRTVKIAPQPIVRLEKRTDMTGRCHTLPLNVAEATPGTIRWDGDVDLDVTDPLHAVYVPSDQDPEILYFEVSLEDGYGCREEDYEYVTSVPLPRIALPADTIIGKCDAAEKILEIPVEYRTGWLEDIRWSPDTNVTDLSYSSAVLRFTHSGKYLFEATVLDALGCESKDTMNVTVSDGPTVASRDVCYGEAIHVDCLDYDFVWSDGYGAAYRELRDTGSVSVHLEDTLGCQADAYFSVHPLPELSLPDTLLILKGETLLLQPLLDPKYAPYQIRWQDGSTDTEYTVSEAGEYEVVVADRLGCATVATVVVSDRMKILSPEERKIILCFGEGVDFDVKVQGEAEEYRWYRNGELMEVSRSNIWKLSGLTEDAEYMCEVIGPSNSDTCRMSVAVKALPEVYLPEDKVVDVCREDLTYRIEGRYVTAAFDTLFWYPENSVRQTGNATGEVVFRDPGEYEYKLTVRDIWGCEGSDTIRFSVIGPLVIEGKEVCAGETISVDCSGYPFVWNDGYNQAYRQISEVGQYVLRGTNPYGCVTEAVFAVHPRPVFELPDTLYLYAGQRHLFEVNPDEVYGPYSIRWSNGILGESCEISDEGSYSVEVTDRVGCTTRKTVEVIRPVHYYAPNAFLPNSSGENSRFYLKDVNFSEPFEMYIYNRWGELVYKTKMIGFEGGWNGVYEGVDCLPGAYVWVAYSGGKVLGKGTLMLIR